A genomic window from Deltaproteobacteria bacterium includes:
- a CDS encoding HypC/HybG/HupF family hydrogenase formation chaperone produces the protein MCLAVPMEITSLDGDIATVEVGGVTNQVRLDIVDRRPELGDYVIVHAGFALRCMDRAEGRETLRLFEEGLQLELL, from the coding sequence ATGTGCCTGGCTGTTCCCATGGAAATCACATCCCTCGACGGCGACATCGCCACAGTCGAGGTCGGCGGAGTCACGAACCAGGTCCGTCTGGATATCGTCGATCGCCGACCCGAACTGGGCGATTACGTCATCGTCCATGCCGGCTTTGCCCTTCGCTGCATGGATCGAGCGGAAGGCCGGGAAACCCTTCGACTTTTTGAGGAAGGTCTACAGCTTGAACTTCTCTGA